The following are encoded in a window of Natrononativus amylolyticus genomic DNA:
- a CDS encoding DoxX family protein — protein sequence MIVDSPYFVAPFVLLIGALLAFRSLGYVGVRPMRSWKTASRYALAAMFVFTSISHFTSTRTDLVQMVPDVLPAPELLVTVTGVLELLGAIGLLWPRTARYAGIGLTALLVAMFPANVFAAQESLVIAGTEATPLWFRFLVQIAFIWLLLWATTGLKRHPSGNGADWRVSARQMRKRI from the coding sequence ATGATCGTCGATAGCCCGTATTTCGTTGCCCCGTTCGTTCTGCTTATCGGGGCTCTCCTGGCGTTTCGCTCGCTCGGGTATGTGGGAGTCCGACCGATGCGGTCGTGGAAAACAGCGTCTCGATATGCACTGGCGGCCATGTTCGTGTTCACCAGTATTTCTCATTTCACGAGCACTCGAACTGACCTCGTTCAGATGGTTCCTGACGTACTCCCTGCTCCCGAGTTGCTGGTGACCGTCACCGGCGTGCTAGAACTCCTTGGAGCGATCGGGCTGCTGTGGCCGCGGACGGCACGGTACGCCGGGATCGGTCTGACGGCGCTCCTCGTCGCCATGTTCCCGGCGAACGTGTTCGCTGCACAGGAAAGTCTCGTTATCGCCGGCACCGAAGCGACGCCGCTGTGGTTTCGATTCCTCGTCCAGATAGCGTTCATCTGGCTCCTCTTGTGGGCAACGACTGGGCTGAAGCGTCACCCGTCCGGCAATGGTGCCGACTGGCGAGTTTCGGCCCGCCAAATGCGCAAGCGAATCTGA
- a CDS encoding GFA family protein — MRETYAGSCHCGAVRFETDIDLNDGTTRCNCSMCTKTRYWGTVVSSNAFRLLQGDDALTEYQPRSATSRHRFCSCCGVKPLGQGTVDELGGEFYAVNVACLDDVTDEELAEAPITDVDGRHDAWGSSPTEIRYL; from the coding sequence ATGAGAGAAACGTACGCCGGAAGCTGCCACTGTGGTGCGGTTCGCTTCGAGACAGACATCGACCTGAACGACGGAACGACGAGGTGTAACTGTTCGATGTGCACGAAGACTCGGTACTGGGGCACTGTCGTTTCCTCCAACGCATTCCGCCTATTGCAGGGAGATGACGCGCTGACAGAGTACCAACCACGGAGTGCGACGAGCCGTCACCGCTTTTGCAGTTGCTGCGGCGTCAAGCCGCTTGGGCAAGGGACCGTCGACGAACTCGGCGGCGAGTTCTACGCCGTCAACGTCGCCTGCTTGGACGATGTCACAGATGAAGAACTGGCGGAAGCGCCGATTACCGACGTCGACGGACGACACGACGCGTGGGGGTCTTCGCCCACAGAGATCCGGTATCTATGA
- a CDS encoding SRPBCC family protein, giving the protein MSEEDRRSKTEIEAGDTSLTIRRTFGASRERVYRAFADPAELEQWFAPGEMTAQVDDLELESDGALSLRIVDGKRSTTIEGTFLEVLEYERIVHTWQNSGQKESRVTYEFRDVDGGTEVVLVHERIGAYRDRSARENVDGYVEGWSSALETLGTVVSRE; this is encoded by the coding sequence ATGTCAGAAGAAGACCGAAGATCGAAGACCGAGATCGAAGCTGGCGACACGAGCCTGACGATCCGTCGGACGTTCGGTGCGTCGCGCGAGCGCGTGTATCGAGCGTTCGCCGATCCGGCGGAACTCGAGCAGTGGTTCGCGCCGGGGGAGATGACCGCACAGGTGGACGACCTCGAACTCGAGTCCGACGGTGCGCTCTCGCTCCGAATCGTAGACGGAAAGCGATCCACCACCATCGAAGGAACGTTCCTGGAGGTACTCGAGTACGAGCGCATCGTCCACACCTGGCAGAACTCGGGCCAGAAGGAGAGTCGCGTTACGTACGAGTTCCGAGACGTGGACGGCGGAACCGAGGTCGTACTCGTCCACGAACGGATCGGTGCGTATCGGGATCGGTCTGCACGCGAAAACGTTGACGGGTATGTCGAAGGATGGTCGAGTGCTCTCGAAACGCTGGGAACGGTTGTGAGTCGCGAATGA
- a CDS encoding winged helix-turn-helix domain-containing protein yields the protein MSEQFVQHVEPEEAFAALTDETRLKILQVLWESDIQTVTFSELRRAVGMRDPGQFNYHLDKLVGQFVTKTDEGYRLTQAGKHVNGAIASGMYTAHGTIDPIVLDHSCQKSGEAIMLRYENETVQVGCGSCSFCPSGWKAPVPPAVFAGYDRDEIPEVVSRYFRTKVQQVTNGFCPYCNGQMKSAVKLFDTMGDGPSPADRSEELNDLSLDPVVRFDCQRCSARSRIALYHALLLTDPVVTSFYCENGVVVQERPIWEISELSPARIDIESRNPVQVNVMYRVDESTLIIVVDETFNIVDIEK from the coding sequence ATGAGTGAACAATTCGTCCAGCACGTTGAGCCTGAAGAGGCGTTCGCTGCCCTCACTGACGAGACACGCCTCAAGATTCTACAAGTACTCTGGGAGTCCGATATTCAGACGGTAACATTCTCCGAGTTGCGTAGGGCAGTTGGGATGCGTGACCCGGGCCAATTCAACTACCACCTTGACAAGCTAGTGGGGCAGTTCGTTACCAAGACCGACGAAGGATACCGACTTACGCAAGCTGGTAAGCATGTGAACGGGGCGATTGCGTCGGGAATGTACACGGCGCACGGGACTATCGACCCGATCGTGTTGGACCACTCGTGTCAGAAAAGTGGCGAAGCGATAATGTTACGGTATGAAAATGAAACCGTCCAGGTCGGGTGTGGTTCCTGTTCATTCTGTCCATCTGGTTGGAAAGCCCCGGTTCCACCTGCTGTATTTGCCGGGTACGACCGGGATGAAATTCCAGAAGTTGTGAGTCGATATTTCCGGACGAAAGTACAACAGGTCACCAACGGCTTCTGTCCGTACTGTAATGGCCAGATGAAGTCGGCTGTGAAACTGTTTGACACAATGGGTGACGGTCCATCACCAGCGGATAGGTCAGAAGAACTGAACGACCTGTCTCTTGATCCAGTGGTTCGGTTTGATTGTCAACGGTGTAGTGCTAGGTCTCGGATTGCGTTGTACCATGCACTTCTGCTCACCGACCCAGTCGTTACCAGTTTTTATTGTGAGAATGGGGTTGTTGTTCAGGAACGGCCTATCTGGGAGATCTCCGAGCTGAGTCCCGCTAGAATAGATATCGAAAGCCGAAATCCGGTTCAGGTAAATGTGATGTATCGGGTTGACGAGTCCACACTCATAATTGTCGTTGACGAGACGTTCAATATTGTCGATATTGAAAAATAA
- a CDS encoding MFS transporter, whose translation MRGVLRNRTFRRLFAGRVITNIGDSFYFVAAMWLVYSLTNDPVYTGIAGFVTMAPQAFQFLAGPLVDRWSIRRTLVSTQLIQAVVVSSIPIAYVFGFLTVELILVVMPVLSALNQLVYPAQIAALPRILDDEELVAANSLFSVAYQGFEMVANGIGGVLIGLFGAVALFALDVITFGIAAIVFATVSIPSANMLTNDDQPEDTSTLANDEGQVENGGDSLVTDGDGTHTETEDSGSYLIRMREGVSVLRGTFLVPLLAGAVVANFSVGMMLAATPAYADSLAVPIVLSQIGAAGTYGILMGSIAAGSFVGAIATNLVANRPLGRSAIVGYTLAGVLWSGALLADWLPLTALLFALANIPIGILSVQVAAAVQSAPPAEMVGRVSSIHGSASASMVPIGSLTGGVFAGWFSPQAAMAALGFAAFSLALYVLMNPELRELPSPGRVTID comes from the coding sequence ATGAGAGGAGTCCTTCGGAATCGAACGTTTCGTCGATTGTTTGCAGGTCGTGTGATCACCAATATTGGTGATAGTTTCTACTTTGTCGCCGCGATGTGGCTCGTCTACAGTCTGACCAACGATCCCGTCTATACGGGAATAGCCGGGTTTGTGACAATGGCCCCGCAGGCGTTTCAATTTCTCGCAGGACCACTGGTCGATCGGTGGTCGATTCGACGAACACTTGTCAGCACGCAACTCATCCAAGCGGTTGTCGTCTCGTCGATTCCAATCGCCTATGTTTTCGGGTTCCTTACTGTCGAATTGATACTTGTCGTGATGCCTGTCCTTTCTGCACTCAACCAGCTGGTATATCCAGCTCAAATTGCCGCACTCCCGCGCATCCTTGACGATGAGGAGTTGGTCGCAGCTAATTCGTTGTTCTCGGTGGCTTACCAGGGGTTCGAAATGGTGGCGAATGGGATAGGCGGTGTGCTTATCGGCCTGTTCGGCGCAGTCGCCCTGTTCGCACTTGACGTCATCACGTTTGGGATCGCCGCGATCGTGTTTGCGACAGTTTCGATCCCGTCTGCGAATATGTTGACAAATGACGACCAACCAGAGGATACCTCGACACTGGCTAACGACGAAGGGCAAGTCGAGAACGGCGGTGACTCCCTTGTCACGGACGGTGACGGCACCCACACAGAAACCGAAGATTCCGGGTCCTATTTGATACGTATGCGCGAAGGAGTATCCGTTCTTCGTGGGACGTTCCTTGTACCACTACTTGCCGGGGCAGTAGTTGCCAACTTTTCTGTCGGGATGATGCTAGCAGCGACTCCTGCGTACGCCGACTCTCTCGCCGTTCCGATAGTGTTGAGTCAGATCGGTGCAGCTGGAACCTACGGGATTCTCATGGGGTCAATTGCAGCAGGAAGCTTCGTTGGGGCGATAGCCACGAACCTCGTTGCTAATCGTCCATTGGGCCGGAGCGCTATCGTCGGATATACCCTCGCAGGGGTACTCTGGAGTGGTGCTCTCCTCGCTGACTGGCTCCCTTTGACTGCTCTGCTCTTTGCGCTTGCGAACATCCCCATCGGAATCCTTTCCGTTCAAGTAGCTGCCGCCGTTCAATCTGCACCGCCAGCAGAGATGGTTGGACGGGTGAGTAGCATTCATGGTTCTGCGTCAGCATCCATGGTTCCCATCGGTTCGCTAACCGGGGGCGTCTTCGCTGGCTGGTTCAGCCCACAAGCTGCGATGGCTGCACTCGGTTTCGCAGCATTTTCACTGGCCCTGTATGTCTTAATGAATCCAGAGCTTCGTGAGTTGCCGTCTCCCGGCCGCGTGACAATCGACTAA
- a CDS encoding dihydrofolate reductase family protein, giving the protein MDETTGTLVVGTFLTLDGVMQAPGGPDEDRDGGFELGGWSVNYWDEQMGEVMDSQFADADALLLGRRTYEIFAAYWPNVDGADDPTAAKLNSMSKYVASRTLDRVEWNNSTLLSGDVVEAVKDLKNERGDVIMVQGSQDLIQTLLAADLIDEFWLWIFPLTLGEGKRLFDDGTVPAALELTDVDTSSTGVQMLRYERAGEIDHGSFTLDEEAE; this is encoded by the coding sequence ATGGACGAGACGACCGGAACGCTCGTCGTCGGAACGTTCCTCACGCTTGACGGCGTGATGCAGGCACCGGGGGGACCCGATGAGGACCGGGACGGCGGCTTCGAACTGGGTGGGTGGTCGGTCAACTACTGGGACGAGCAGATGGGCGAGGTCATGGACAGTCAGTTCGCCGACGCCGACGCGTTGTTGCTTGGCCGAAGGACGTACGAAATCTTCGCTGCATACTGGCCCAACGTCGACGGGGCTGACGATCCCACCGCAGCGAAACTGAACAGCATGTCCAAGTACGTCGCCTCGAGGACCCTCGACAGGGTCGAGTGGAACAACTCGACGCTGCTCTCGGGTGATGTCGTAGAGGCCGTCAAGGATCTCAAGAACGAACGTGGGGACGTGATCATGGTGCAGGGGAGCCAAGATCTGATCCAGACGCTGCTCGCAGCCGACCTCATCGACGAGTTCTGGCTCTGGATCTTCCCCCTGACCCTAGGGGAGGGAAAGCGGCTGTTCGATGACGGGACGGTCCCCGCGGCCCTGGAGCTAACGGATGTCGACACCTCGAGTACGGGAGTCCAGATGCTCCGATACGAGCGAGCAGGGGAGATCGATCACGGCTCGTTTACGTTGGATGAGGAGGCGGAGTGA
- a CDS encoding helix-turn-helix domain-containing protein — translation MIELGEIVTETPDEIVEALRAHPSIIRFELLESADRRVLTKYEMTDTELYDFVEASSSIVEFPVVAQDGWFEFELTGTREDLERLRATLDAEGAAYELQSLVGTTDADVLLTDRQRELLEIAVRSGYFEVPRKCTLAELAATVGIDKATASTVLRRGEAKIVKWFLSGPGMKGNVP, via the coding sequence GTGATCGAACTCGGAGAAATCGTCACGGAGACGCCGGACGAGATCGTCGAAGCACTCCGGGCTCACCCTTCGATTATTCGGTTCGAACTGCTAGAGTCGGCCGACAGACGCGTGCTCACCAAGTACGAGATGACCGACACTGAGCTCTATGACTTCGTCGAGGCGTCATCTTCGATCGTCGAGTTCCCGGTAGTCGCTCAGGATGGCTGGTTCGAATTCGAGCTGACCGGAACCCGCGAGGACCTCGAGCGACTGCGGGCAACGCTCGATGCGGAGGGGGCGGCGTACGAACTCCAGTCGCTCGTCGGTACCACGGACGCGGATGTACTGCTGACCGACCGCCAGCGTGAGTTGCTAGAAATCGCCGTACGAAGCGGATACTTCGAAGTGCCACGGAAGTGTACCCTCGCGGAACTCGCCGCGACGGTCGGTATCGATAAGGCAACAGCGAGCACGGTCCTCCGTCGCGGCGAAGCGAAGATCGTGAAATGGTTTCTGAGCGGCCCGGGAATGAAAGGGAACGTACCCTGA
- a CDS encoding ArsR family transcriptional regulator: MKPPGHAADDEPDTWHVLQAVTSTSRANILADIVGHPKGAPSVDELSKTNPSLEKDTIRGHLSVLRDVGVVEELTIPAGERTRGYPYKFYRLTRQARELFDANGLFPEDAWKRQYDRLTKDAEMRELERMPRPVPDPDTSDDDRSEELTAD; this comes from the coding sequence ATGAAGCCACCGGGACACGCTGCAGACGACGAGCCTGATACGTGGCACGTCCTGCAGGCGGTCACCAGTACGAGCCGGGCCAACATCCTCGCCGATATCGTCGGCCACCCGAAGGGGGCGCCAAGCGTCGACGAACTCTCGAAGACCAACCCCAGCCTCGAGAAGGATACGATCAGGGGCCACCTCTCGGTCCTGAGGGACGTCGGTGTCGTCGAGGAACTCACGATTCCGGCTGGGGAACGCACTCGAGGCTACCCTTACAAGTTCTATCGCCTCACCCGGCAGGCTCGAGAGCTCTTCGATGCGAACGGGCTCTTTCCGGAGGACGCCTGGAAACGACAGTACGATCGCCTCACCAAGGATGCCGAGATGCGTGAACTCGAACGGATGCCACGTCCGGTGCCTGATCCTGACACGTCGGATGACGACCGTAGCGAGGAACTTACTGCGGATTAA
- a CDS encoding type B DNA-directed DNA polymerase, whose product MVFTIDYLDDGVYLWTVTADGAAYERITDYRPTLYAAAASTSNGSLETLEVDLQRHPAVVATATERWRPGFRHDHEPVLRIDVRGIDDVQQVARFVRQRDRPGTYRCFNVDFSREFRYCLETGTDPTPGTALSTLELAAAPPELATPPLTELTIDDDYISGSPTTVLETLQARLERVDPDVLVLSSSRLVPVLTESAAEYDVELQLGRLPGVQRLAGASTYESYGDVGHSPARYNVPGRVIVDRSNTFFYTQSGLTGCLDLVGRSWKPLQELGWASIGNVLTAIQIREARDRGVLVPWNSWRHEFFKPMRTLHNADRGGYTFAPDVGLHENVHELDFSSLYPNIICQHNISPETIRCECHSDRADVPGLGYAVCDEPGYLPDVLQPLIDDRDAIKAELERTDDDERRTALRRRSSAIKWILVSCFGYQGFSNAKFGRIECHEAINAYAREILLEAKEILEQNGWRLLHGIVDSVWVTPIDGETQVPLTSLAEATSEEVGIRLEYEAAFEWVAFVPLAESDEGALTKYFGKRCDGEYKFRGIESRQRHTPEWITTLQRECIRLLDDHRSPEAVCAHLQGALQTLRTGEIDPAELVITKRPSKPLDAYRQYTRTVAALERGTDLDLDIQPGQDVSYVVVDDCKRSRERVRLACEEPDQYDSELYADLAIDAVEAVCAPLGWRRAEIERYLSERVNGSLPTYTT is encoded by the coding sequence GTGGTGTTCACGATCGACTATCTCGATGATGGCGTCTACCTGTGGACCGTAACCGCAGACGGCGCAGCGTACGAACGGATCACCGACTACCGACCGACACTGTATGCGGCCGCTGCATCGACCAGCAATGGCTCACTCGAAACACTCGAGGTCGACCTCCAGCGCCACCCTGCCGTCGTCGCCACGGCAACCGAACGCTGGCGGCCAGGATTTCGCCACGATCACGAACCGGTTCTCCGGATCGACGTTCGCGGAATCGACGACGTCCAACAGGTCGCCCGGTTCGTCCGCCAGCGTGACCGCCCGGGAACCTACCGGTGTTTCAACGTCGATTTCTCCCGGGAGTTTCGCTATTGTCTCGAGACCGGTACCGATCCGACGCCGGGAACGGCGCTGTCGACGCTCGAACTCGCTGCAGCGCCACCGGAACTGGCAACCCCACCACTCACCGAACTCACGATCGACGACGACTACATCAGTGGCTCACCAACCACCGTCTTGGAAACCCTACAGGCTCGCCTCGAACGTGTTGATCCGGACGTGCTTGTTCTCTCGTCGAGCCGTCTCGTTCCCGTCCTCACCGAGAGTGCCGCCGAATACGATGTCGAGTTGCAACTCGGCCGCCTCCCTGGTGTCCAGCGTCTTGCCGGGGCGTCGACGTACGAAAGCTACGGCGACGTCGGTCACTCACCGGCACGCTACAACGTACCCGGGCGCGTCATCGTCGATCGGTCGAACACGTTCTTCTATACACAGTCGGGGCTAACTGGCTGTCTGGATCTCGTCGGCCGGTCGTGGAAGCCGCTTCAGGAACTCGGGTGGGCATCGATTGGGAACGTCCTCACCGCGATCCAGATCCGCGAGGCGCGCGATCGTGGCGTGTTAGTCCCGTGGAACTCGTGGCGCCATGAGTTCTTCAAGCCGATGCGTACCCTTCACAACGCCGATCGCGGGGGGTATACGTTCGCTCCAGACGTCGGCCTTCATGAGAACGTTCACGAACTCGATTTCTCGAGTCTGTATCCCAACATCATCTGCCAGCACAACATCAGCCCGGAGACGATCCGCTGTGAGTGTCACAGCGATCGGGCAGATGTTCCCGGCCTCGGATACGCGGTCTGTGATGAGCCCGGGTACCTCCCGGATGTTCTACAGCCGTTGATCGACGACCGGGATGCAATCAAAGCCGAACTCGAGCGGACCGACGACGACGAACGGCGAACGGCATTGCGCCGACGGTCGAGTGCGATCAAGTGGATCCTCGTCTCCTGTTTCGGTTATCAAGGGTTTAGCAACGCCAAGTTCGGCCGGATCGAGTGCCACGAAGCGATCAACGCCTACGCTCGCGAAATCCTCCTCGAGGCCAAGGAGATTCTCGAACAGAACGGGTGGCGGCTGCTTCACGGTATCGTCGACAGCGTCTGGGTGACACCGATCGATGGTGAAACGCAGGTTCCCCTGACGAGTCTTGCAGAGGCGACCTCCGAGGAAGTAGGCATTCGGCTCGAGTACGAAGCAGCGTTCGAGTGGGTCGCATTTGTCCCCCTGGCAGAGAGCGACGAAGGGGCGCTCACGAAGTACTTCGGAAAGCGCTGTGACGGCGAGTACAAGTTCCGCGGCATCGAGAGCCGTCAACGACACACCCCCGAGTGGATCACGACGCTCCAGCGAGAGTGCATCCGACTTCTCGATGACCATCGCTCCCCCGAGGCCGTCTGTGCACACCTCCAAGGCGCACTTCAAACACTCCGGACTGGAGAGATCGACCCCGCCGAACTCGTGATCACGAAGCGGCCATCCAAACCGCTCGACGCATATCGACAGTACACGCGGACGGTCGCTGCCCTCGAACGCGGCACAGACTTGGATCTGGATATTCAGCCGGGTCAGGATGTTTCCTATGTCGTCGTTGACGACTGCAAACGCTCACGCGAGCGGGTTCGACTTGCGTGTGAGGAACCCGACCAGTACGACAGTGAGCTCTATGCAGACCTCGCGATTGATGCCGTAGAAGCGGTGTGTGCGCCACTTGGGTGGCGGCGGGCCGAGATCGAACGATACCTCTCAGAACGAGTCAATGGATCACTGCCAACATATACTACGTAA
- a CDS encoding Cdc6/Cdc18 family protein, with the protein MIADARVFQDTFLPDEIVHRNAELNRLSGIVQPVLEGNPAETACLFGPTGVGKTCCAQYALEQLRETTFDIETAYVNCWHNYNGYRVLYRLLEELNRTLDVHRQSTPKDELYDRLRQADTHPYVVILDEVDQLEDKDVLYDLYALPHVTMILIANDEQDLFSGLDDRLYSRLRGSECVKFDRYSDDELVSILESRVQRGLAEGAITREHLALIADAAAGDARVAIGVLRTAARQASYDGATELSRADIDAAIPEARSELRRKTLDQLIADQQLLYEIIDEHGEVAPGTLYEAYEHRCDGPKSRRMVRNYLSKMEHYNVIEADGEKRSRVYRVSEAAFGTTER; encoded by the coding sequence GTGATTGCCGACGCCCGCGTGTTTCAGGATACGTTCCTTCCCGACGAGATCGTCCATCGGAACGCCGAACTCAACCGACTGTCGGGGATCGTCCAGCCGGTCCTCGAGGGTAACCCCGCCGAAACCGCCTGCCTGTTCGGTCCGACCGGCGTCGGCAAGACCTGCTGTGCTCAGTACGCCCTCGAGCAACTCCGCGAGACGACATTCGATATCGAAACCGCTTACGTCAACTGCTGGCACAACTACAACGGCTATCGTGTGCTCTACCGACTACTCGAAGAGCTCAACCGGACGCTCGACGTTCACCGCCAATCGACACCCAAAGACGAACTCTACGACCGTCTCCGACAGGCCGACACTCATCCGTACGTCGTGATCCTCGACGAAGTCGACCAGCTCGAGGACAAAGACGTTCTCTACGATCTGTACGCGTTACCTCACGTAACGATGATCCTCATCGCGAACGACGAACAGGATCTCTTCTCCGGTCTCGACGACCGTCTCTACAGTCGGCTGCGGGGCAGCGAGTGCGTCAAGTTCGACCGGTACAGCGACGACGAACTCGTCTCGATCCTCGAGAGCCGGGTCCAACGCGGCCTCGCAGAGGGCGCGATCACCCGCGAGCACCTTGCATTGATTGCCGACGCCGCAGCCGGTGACGCCCGCGTCGCGATCGGCGTGCTTCGGACCGCGGCCCGACAGGCGAGTTACGATGGCGCAACTGAACTCTCCCGTGCAGATATTGATGCCGCGATCCCGGAAGCCCGATCTGAACTCCGCCGAAAGACGCTCGACCAACTCATCGCCGATCAGCAACTCCTCTACGAGATCATCGACGAACACGGCGAAGTCGCACCCGGAACCCTCTATGAGGCATACGAGCATCGGTGTGACGGCCCGAAATCCCGCCGGATGGTTCGAAACTACCTCTCGAAGATGGAACACTACAACGTGATCGAAGCCGACGGCGAAAAGCGCAGTCGCGTCTACCGCGTTTCGGAAGCGGCTTTCGGAACCACCGAACGCTAA